The following proteins are encoded in a genomic region of Vibrio tasmaniensis:
- a CDS encoding EAL and HDOD domain-containing protein, translating to MTATYVARQPILNRNKNTLGYELLFRDGDRNAYPAHIESNRATYRLIVENFLSVGLNPSIPSSRCFINFPYQSLIRRLPMSLPKDKVVVEILETCQPTDELLEVIKELYQAGYMIALDDFTSTPEWERFLQYTHIVKLDIMQMGLDSACELVKKHEGKKYSFLAERVETEQEFQQAKEAGFKFFQGYFFSKPEIIKTKYISPEQVIAMELFQEVCKPDVDFQRVESIVAKDIALSYKLLRFVNTMSPRLEVTISSFRQALVYLGQEKLKMFVSLAVASYVSDKKPKELYGLSLQRAQFCQRMSRYQVFKGHTEQAFMIGLFSLLDALLDLSLENLIEQLPLCASIKVALLRREGPYGTLLALEESFEHADWQQIDEHCADLGLNVEQVKTELTEARRWSHIVTNKL from the coding sequence ATGACCGCTACGTACGTTGCTCGACAACCTATCTTAAACCGTAACAAGAACACGCTTGGTTATGAGCTGCTGTTTCGTGACGGTGATAGGAATGCCTACCCCGCGCATATTGAGTCTAACCGAGCAACGTATCGCCTGATCGTTGAAAACTTCTTGTCAGTTGGGCTTAACCCTTCGATCCCATCTTCACGCTGCTTTATTAATTTTCCGTATCAAAGCTTGATTCGTCGTCTTCCAATGAGCTTACCGAAAGATAAGGTCGTAGTTGAGATTCTTGAAACCTGCCAACCGACCGATGAGCTATTAGAGGTAATCAAAGAGCTTTATCAAGCAGGGTATATGATTGCCCTAGATGACTTTACTTCGACACCTGAGTGGGAACGTTTCCTTCAATATACGCATATTGTTAAGCTTGATATCATGCAGATGGGGTTGGATTCGGCGTGTGAGTTAGTCAAAAAGCACGAAGGGAAGAAGTATAGTTTTCTTGCTGAGCGGGTTGAAACGGAACAAGAGTTCCAACAAGCGAAAGAAGCAGGGTTTAAGTTTTTCCAAGGCTATTTCTTTAGTAAGCCCGAAATTATAAAGACTAAGTATATTAGCCCAGAGCAAGTGATAGCGATGGAGCTATTCCAAGAGGTCTGTAAGCCGGATGTCGACTTCCAACGTGTTGAAAGCATCGTCGCGAAAGATATTGCCTTATCCTATAAGCTTCTGCGCTTTGTGAACACTATGTCACCCCGCCTTGAGGTCACCATCTCTTCATTTCGTCAGGCCTTGGTTTATTTAGGGCAAGAGAAATTGAAAATGTTTGTCTCGCTAGCAGTAGCGTCTTATGTCTCTGATAAAAAGCCCAAAGAGCTGTATGGCCTGTCTTTGCAACGTGCGCAGTTTTGCCAACGGATGTCTCGTTACCAAGTATTTAAAGGGCATACTGAACAAGCCTTTATGATTGGTTTGTTCTCATTACTTGATGCGTTGCTCGATCTGTCGTTAGAGAACTTAATTGAACAATTACCGTTATGCGCAAGTATCAAGGTTGCTTTGCTTCGAAGAGAGGGGCCATACGGCACCCTACTGGCACTTGAAGAAAGTTTTGAACATGCAGATTGGCAACAAATTGATGAGCATTGCGCTGATCTAGGACTTAATGTCGAGCAAGTAAAAACAGAGCTTACCGAAGCGCGACGGTGGAGCCATATTGTTACCAACAAACTCTGA
- a CDS encoding tRNA-uridine aminocarboxypropyltransferase, with the protein MSNQKACHGCGFTHQCVCHLIPTVESQTDLVLLTHENELSRDTNTGKLLQQSLEQCQSLVWQRKTPQAELVALLEDETRQPFLLFPSDKSIECQQAVMTQPMSRKPLFIILDGTWQEAKKMLNKSSWLQAVPQVHLDITSESSYTLRRNQDSGHLCTCEVGIELLKSLGESEPAKLIDDYYQQYLKVFHADKCGHALK; encoded by the coding sequence ATGAGTAACCAAAAAGCTTGCCATGGTTGTGGCTTCACTCACCAGTGCGTTTGTCATCTCATACCGACGGTCGAAAGCCAAACCGATCTTGTACTATTAACTCATGAGAATGAGCTGTCACGAGACACCAACACCGGAAAGTTGCTTCAGCAATCCCTTGAGCAGTGTCAGTCCTTGGTATGGCAAAGGAAAACACCACAAGCAGAGCTAGTGGCACTGCTTGAAGATGAAACACGACAACCATTTCTTTTATTCCCAAGTGACAAGAGTATTGAGTGTCAGCAAGCAGTGATGACCCAACCCATGAGTCGAAAACCGCTATTCATTATCTTGGATGGCACATGGCAAGAAGCGAAGAAGATGCTTAACAAGAGCTCGTGGTTACAAGCTGTCCCACAAGTTCACCTCGACATCACCAGCGAATCCTCTTACACCTTGCGCCGCAATCAAGACAGTGGCCATTTGTGCACTTGCGAAGTGGGCATTGAATTGCTCAAATCTTTAGGTGAAAGCGAACCTGCCAAGCTCATTGATGACTACTACCAACAGTATCTAAAAGTTTTCCACGCCGACAAATGTGGCCATGCTCTCAAATAG
- a CDS encoding alpha/beta fold hydrolase produces the protein MENHSPTLFSYTQEPEFEQAIKHPISTLWQQRKDGYVTSSGKKRLYWCSLTSPTHTKAIVISNGRIECCLKYQELFYDFYQQGYDVYSFDHQGQGQSERMVTDSDIGHIHEFDDYVSDMSDIIASFDLSKYSNRYLLAHSMGSTIATRYLQTHPNHPFDKVTLCAPMFGINTEWYFKPIAMLVGQALTAFYAKPTYAPGQQAYYSKPFENNLLSHSKVRYQWFRCLYDGSPSLQVGGPSTRWVWQGLMAAKQAIQQTRQIKIPLLLIQAGEEKIVSNDAQMKFINKLKKTNSDCQFKVIEGSRHEVLFEQDKYRNQTLDAINQFFA, from the coding sequence ATGGAAAACCACAGTCCCACCCTGTTTTCATACACGCAAGAACCTGAGTTCGAGCAAGCGATTAAACACCCGATCTCCACCCTTTGGCAACAACGAAAGGATGGTTATGTTACATCATCTGGTAAAAAAAGATTGTACTGGTGTAGCTTAACTTCTCCGACACACACCAAAGCTATTGTTATTTCAAATGGTCGCATCGAGTGCTGCTTAAAATACCAAGAGCTCTTTTATGATTTCTATCAGCAAGGTTATGACGTTTATTCATTTGACCACCAAGGTCAAGGTCAGTCGGAACGTATGGTAACAGACTCTGACATTGGTCACATTCACGAGTTTGATGATTACGTATCAGATATGTCTGACATTATTGCCAGTTTTGATCTTAGCAAGTATTCCAATCGCTACCTGCTCGCACATTCGATGGGCAGTACAATCGCCACTCGCTACTTGCAAACTCATCCCAACCACCCGTTTGACAAAGTCACTCTGTGCGCTCCGATGTTTGGGATCAATACTGAATGGTACTTCAAGCCTATCGCAATGCTTGTTGGGCAAGCACTCACCGCTTTCTATGCCAAGCCGACTTATGCACCCGGGCAACAGGCGTACTACTCGAAGCCCTTCGAAAATAACTTACTAAGCCACAGCAAGGTGCGTTATCAGTGGTTCCGTTGCTTATATGACGGTTCCCCTTCTTTGCAGGTTGGCGGACCAAGTACTCGCTGGGTATGGCAAGGGTTAATGGCAGCCAAGCAGGCGATACAACAAACTCGTCAAATCAAGATCCCTCTGCTATTAATTCAAGCTGGGGAAGAAAAAATTGTCAGTAACGATGCTCAAATGAAGTTCATCAATAAGCTGAAAAAAACCAACTCTGATTGCCAGTTTAAGGTGATTGAGGGCTCTCGACATGAGGTGCTGTTTGAGCAAGATAAATATCGCAATCAGACACTGGATGCTATCAATCAATTCTTTGCTTAA
- a CDS encoding metalloregulator ArsR/SmtB family transcription factor, translating to MLPHQFFKLLSDETRVRCLMLIVRQECLSVGELTQALQESQPKISRHLAQLRSNGILTDVRQGQWVFYRLSQDLPGWMLKLIDDLIASNCLKTEYQQDIERLEAMTSRPQCCV from the coding sequence ATGCTTCCTCACCAATTTTTTAAATTACTGTCTGATGAAACGCGAGTGCGTTGCTTAATGTTGATTGTGCGCCAAGAGTGCCTATCTGTTGGTGAGTTGACTCAGGCATTACAAGAAAGTCAGCCAAAGATTTCCCGTCATCTTGCGCAGTTGCGTTCAAACGGAATTTTAACTGACGTTCGCCAAGGGCAGTGGGTGTTCTACCGTCTGTCACAAGATTTACCGGGTTGGATGCTAAAGTTAATTGATGACCTTATCGCATCGAACTGTTTGAAAACTGAATACCAACAGGATATTGAGCGCCTAGAAGCCATGACTTCACGCCCTCAATGTTGCGTTTAA
- a CDS encoding COG3650 family protein, with protein sequence MKVMKNPMTWLVAFALQGCVSAPDTPQQPELPPATLDEPLSIQPQTFIMRGQVVVGHESRTFTPCGSQQQYWLDLSPELALEAQGLTTRPYQALYGELIGHLTVPSQTGYNADFTARFVVDQVNILTAENPNRCDQPLRSTRVFGNEPFWSATFDKDQLKYTKMGEQPQNLDIESSRTTPSSRDYQLEGKAAQGKLNLTKESCSDGMSDSIYGWHAKLNLNDSNYNGCATVSNQDSTLDWSGLYFAISTQNTGFSINLELNDDHSAITTYSYSNGDPSIVEQGFWQQLNQNQVQVVMTRHQQQYLISERIFTLDKGKLVAEKEKVGNVVYPIANGGLVLFEAKSAQAQANTPANVDLTAKQVNSSDQLDPKVDQAIREYFKINNSSPDDTKYRWLTYDLNGDGKEELFAQLDWCGSGGCTLLIFENHQDNWRFNSRVTLVKGDIRLGKSQNHGWQDLIFNVSGGGATPAKHTLSYSGVSYPLNPSVAPIANDADISDVVLFADGISPAQSGVKL encoded by the coding sequence ATGAAGGTAATGAAAAACCCAATGACATGGCTAGTCGCATTCGCTTTACAAGGCTGTGTATCGGCGCCAGATACGCCACAACAACCTGAATTACCACCAGCAACCCTAGATGAACCACTGAGCATTCAACCGCAAACCTTCATCATGCGTGGTCAAGTTGTGGTTGGTCATGAAAGTAGAACTTTCACGCCTTGCGGCAGCCAACAACAATACTGGTTAGATTTATCACCAGAGTTAGCGCTAGAAGCACAAGGGCTGACTACTAGACCTTATCAAGCCTTATACGGCGAGCTTATCGGCCATCTCACCGTGCCGAGCCAAACGGGATACAATGCCGATTTCACCGCACGCTTCGTGGTTGATCAAGTGAATATCCTAACCGCAGAAAACCCTAATCGTTGTGACCAACCACTGCGTTCAACACGAGTATTCGGTAATGAACCCTTCTGGTCAGCAACCTTCGATAAAGATCAGCTGAAATACACCAAGATGGGCGAACAGCCACAGAACCTCGATATTGAATCAAGCCGCACCACACCAAGCAGTCGTGATTACCAATTAGAAGGTAAAGCAGCGCAAGGCAAACTCAACCTTACCAAAGAGAGTTGTAGCGACGGCATGAGTGATTCTATCTATGGATGGCATGCCAAGCTTAACCTCAATGACAGTAACTATAATGGCTGTGCGACAGTCTCTAACCAAGACTCAACGCTGGACTGGAGTGGGCTCTACTTCGCGATCTCAACGCAGAACACTGGATTCTCTATCAACCTTGAGCTCAACGATGACCACAGCGCCATTACGACATACTCTTACAGCAATGGAGACCCTTCTATTGTTGAACAGGGCTTCTGGCAGCAACTGAACCAAAATCAGGTACAAGTGGTTATGACTCGCCACCAGCAACAGTATTTGATCTCTGAGCGCATCTTCACGCTCGATAAAGGAAAGCTCGTCGCTGAGAAAGAGAAAGTGGGCAACGTGGTATATCCGATTGCCAATGGCGGTCTGGTGCTATTCGAAGCTAAGAGTGCGCAAGCGCAAGCAAACACCCCCGCTAACGTTGATCTAACCGCTAAGCAGGTCAACTCCAGTGATCAACTTGATCCAAAAGTCGACCAAGCGATCCGCGAGTATTTTAAGATCAACAACAGCTCACCTGACGACACCAAATACCGCTGGTTAACTTACGACCTCAACGGCGACGGCAAAGAAGAGCTGTTCGCCCAGCTCGATTGGTGTGGTTCTGGTGGCTGTACCCTGCTAATTTTCGAAAACCATCAAGATAACTGGCGCTTCAATAGCCGAGTGACACTGGTTAAGGGCGACATACGCTTAGGTAAATCGCAAAACCACGGCTGGCAGGATCTGATCTTCAATGTCAGCGGCGGCGGTGCAACACCTGCGAAACACACATTGTCCTACTCTGGTGTCAGCTACCCGCTAAACCCAAGTGTTGCTCCAATTGCAAATGATGCTGATATCAGCGATGTGGTTTTGTTTGCTGATGGTATCTCACCCGCACAAAGTGGAGTGAAGCTGTAA
- a CDS encoding ArsJ-associated glyceraldehyde-3-phosphate dehydrogenase, which produces MTVKVGINGFGRIGRLALRAAFDWAELEFVQINDVAGDTATLAHLLEFDSVQGRWNHEVTVEGDEMIINGQRIRTTQERDIDAVDWSGCDVVLEATGVHRKTSFLNKYLEQGVKRVVVSAPVKEEGIANIVVGVNDAIFDPAVHKIVTAASCTTNCLAPVVKVINEKLGIENAAFTTIHDLTNTQTILDAPHKDLRRARACGMSLIPTTTGSAKAIVEIFPELENRINGHAVRVPLANASLTDIIFEVKQDTTAEEVNAMLKEASENELKGILGFEERPLVSIDYKGDQRSTIVDALSTMLVGKRMVKIYAWYDNEMGYATRTAELVRTVGLA; this is translated from the coding sequence ATGACAGTCAAAGTAGGTATTAATGGTTTTGGCCGTATCGGCCGTCTAGCACTTCGCGCAGCATTCGATTGGGCTGAGCTAGAGTTTGTTCAAATTAACGATGTAGCAGGCGATACAGCAACACTGGCGCACCTTCTTGAGTTCGATTCGGTTCAAGGTCGCTGGAACCACGAAGTCACGGTTGAAGGCGATGAGATGATCATCAATGGTCAACGCATTAGAACTACGCAAGAGCGCGATATTGATGCTGTTGATTGGTCTGGTTGCGATGTTGTTCTTGAAGCGACCGGTGTTCACCGTAAAACCTCTTTCCTTAATAAATACCTAGAGCAAGGCGTGAAGCGTGTTGTGGTATCGGCACCAGTAAAAGAAGAAGGCATTGCAAACATCGTAGTTGGTGTGAATGACGCTATCTTCGATCCAGCAGTACATAAAATCGTAACCGCAGCATCTTGTACAACTAACTGTCTCGCGCCAGTGGTTAAAGTGATTAACGAGAAGTTGGGTATCGAAAACGCAGCCTTTACCACTATTCACGATCTCACCAATACGCAAACTATTCTTGATGCGCCCCATAAAGACTTACGCCGTGCACGAGCATGTGGCATGAGCCTTATCCCGACAACAACGGGCAGTGCAAAAGCGATTGTTGAGATTTTCCCGGAGCTTGAAAATCGTATTAATGGCCATGCGGTTCGTGTACCACTAGCGAACGCTTCTCTGACCGACATCATCTTCGAAGTGAAGCAAGACACCACAGCTGAAGAAGTCAACGCGATGCTGAAAGAAGCGTCTGAGAATGAATTGAAAGGCATTCTTGGCTTTGAAGAGCGTCCCCTGGTTTCTATCGATTACAAAGGCGATCAACGCTCAACGATCGTAGATGCGCTATCAACCATGCTAGTCGGTAAGCGCATGGTTAAGATCTACGCTTGGTACGACAACGAGATGGGCTACGCAACACGTACTGCTGAGTTAGTTCGCACCGTTGGTCTGGCTTAA
- the rhtB gene encoding homoserine/homoserine lactone efflux protein, which produces MDTHVWLAYVVTAILFSLAPGSGTVNSISNGLSYGTKKSLASIVGLQLGLAFHIMLVGAGIGALVAKSALAFTIIKWVGVVYLLWLGIQKWRDKSSLVASEEKSTLSSGKLLRNAVLINLTNPKSIVFLVALFPQFIDPTQPQAPQLLVLGVTTVFIDSVVMLGYTSLASQMGRFIRSDRIMGKINKIFGGMFMGCGALLAAAKA; this is translated from the coding sequence ATGGATACTCATGTTTGGCTTGCTTATGTCGTCACGGCGATTTTGTTTAGTTTGGCACCGGGCTCAGGTACCGTTAACTCAATCAGCAATGGGCTCAGCTATGGCACCAAGAAGTCACTTGCGTCGATCGTAGGCTTACAGCTCGGTCTTGCATTTCATATTATGCTGGTGGGAGCGGGTATTGGTGCACTAGTGGCAAAATCCGCCTTGGCATTTACCATCATCAAATGGGTGGGCGTGGTTTATCTTCTATGGTTAGGCATTCAAAAGTGGCGTGATAAGTCTAGCTTGGTGGCTTCAGAAGAAAAATCAACGCTATCGAGTGGCAAGCTGCTCAGAAATGCAGTGCTTATCAATTTGACTAACCCAAAATCTATCGTGTTCTTAGTTGCTCTGTTTCCGCAATTTATCGATCCGACACAACCGCAAGCACCGCAGTTGTTGGTGCTCGGAGTGACCACTGTATTTATTGATAGCGTGGTTATGTTGGGTTACACCTCATTAGCTTCACAAATGGGACGTTTTATTCGCTCAGATCGCATAATGGGTAAGATAAATAAAATATTTGGTGGTATGTTCATGGGCTGCGGCGCTTTGCTGGCTGCTGCCAAAGCTTAA
- a CDS encoding Cof-type HAD-IIB family hydrolase, whose translation MTIPALKDSVKIVASDLDGTLLAPNHQLSDFTKQTLTKLHGQGYTFVFATGRHHVDVAGIRKQTGIPAYMITSNGARVHDQDDNQMYAKNLPVDLVQSVVDVLKQDPEIFIHIYMNDEWLLNREDETMKNFHDQTGFTYRLYDVDNAPTEGIAKIFCTHPNQEHEHLVPFEDKLNEQFGDKLNIAFSTPWCLEVMAAEVSKGDALQAVAQSIDLELENCIAFGDGMNDVELLSMAGKGLVMGTSHEKVLKALPHNEVIGSNADDAVAHYLEKHLL comes from the coding sequence ATGACTATTCCTGCACTAAAAGATTCCGTGAAAATTGTTGCCTCCGATTTAGATGGTACGCTGTTAGCGCCAAACCATCAGCTCAGCGACTTTACTAAGCAGACACTCACGAAGTTACATGGACAAGGTTATACCTTTGTCTTCGCTACTGGCCGACACCATGTTGATGTTGCAGGCATTCGTAAACAGACAGGCATCCCCGCTTACATGATCACCTCGAACGGCGCGCGTGTGCATGATCAAGACGACAACCAGATGTATGCCAAAAACCTGCCAGTGGATCTTGTACAAAGCGTAGTTGATGTTCTCAAACAAGACCCTGAGATCTTTATTCATATCTACATGAACGATGAATGGTTGCTAAACCGTGAAGACGAAACCATGAAGAATTTCCACGATCAAACTGGTTTTACATACCGACTGTATGACGTCGACAATGCGCCGACCGAAGGCATTGCTAAAATCTTCTGTACTCACCCAAATCAAGAACATGAACACCTTGTTCCGTTCGAAGATAAATTGAACGAGCAGTTTGGTGACAAACTGAATATCGCCTTCTCAACACCTTGGTGTTTAGAAGTGATGGCCGCTGAAGTGTCTAAGGGTGATGCGCTACAAGCCGTTGCACAATCTATAGACCTAGAACTTGAGAACTGTATTGCCTTTGGTGATGGCATGAACGATGTCGAACTCCTTTCAATGGCTGGAAAAGGCTTAGTGATGGGTACATCGCATGAGAAAGTCCTCAAAGCTTTGCCACACAATGAAGTAATTGGCAGCAACGCAGACGACGCCGTTGCTCACTACCTAGAAAAGCACCTGCTATAA
- a CDS encoding EVE domain-containing protein: protein MAYWLFKTEPDTFSIQTLRVQKTSCWEGVRNYQARNMMRDDVKLGDLVMIYHSSCKKVGVAGIAKVTREAYPDHFQFDPESDYYDAKSSPDNPRWIMVDVEFVRVTERLIPLATLKVMPELAEMPLVKRGNRLSIMPVTEQEWQAILGKEVLGSR, encoded by the coding sequence ATGGCATATTGGTTATTTAAAACAGAACCCGACACCTTCTCTATTCAGACTCTTAGAGTGCAAAAAACCTCTTGTTGGGAGGGTGTACGCAACTATCAGGCTCGAAACATGATGCGTGATGACGTCAAGCTTGGCGATCTGGTGATGATATACCATTCATCATGCAAAAAAGTTGGCGTAGCAGGGATCGCAAAGGTAACCAGAGAAGCCTACCCAGACCATTTTCAATTCGATCCCGAGAGTGATTACTACGATGCCAAGTCTTCACCCGATAATCCGCGCTGGATTATGGTGGATGTCGAGTTTGTGCGAGTGACTGAGCGCTTGATCCCTCTGGCGACGCTTAAAGTTATGCCTGAGCTCGCCGAAATGCCTCTGGTTAAACGAGGCAACCGCTTATCCATCATGCCTGTTACTGAACAGGAGTGGCAGGCGATCTTAGGAAAAGAAGTACTCGGCTCTCGTTAG
- the arsJ gene encoding organoarsenical effux MFS transporter ArsJ: MFSNLSKSVRQYMLVTFNYWNFTITDGALRMLVVLYFYDLGYSSLEIASLFLFYEFFGVVTNLIGGWLGARLGLNKTMNIGLGMQVVALGMLAVPTEMLTIPWVMAAQALSGIAKDLNKMSAKSSIKTLVPDEQQGALYKWIAILTGSKNALKGAGFFIGGLLLSTIGFQYAVLAMAAVLTLVFIGSLVSLEADMGKAKTKPKFKQIFSKSESINILSAARMFLFGARDVWFVIALPIYLGSVFGWDHSWVGGFLAAWTIAYGFVQGIAPKITGKAQGKVPDGHAALLWAGALAIVTAGIAYAVQIGWQPELVIIGGLMVFGAIFAVNSSLHSYLIVSYAKGDGVSLDVGFYYMANAMGRLIGTILSGLVFQMAGLSACLWVSFVFLAITTVISLRLPKVPQISAA, encoded by the coding sequence ATGTTTTCAAATCTAAGTAAGAGCGTTCGCCAATACATGTTGGTGACCTTTAACTACTGGAACTTCACCATTACTGATGGTGCACTTCGTATGCTGGTGGTCTTGTATTTCTATGACCTTGGCTACAGCTCGTTAGAGATCGCCTCACTGTTCCTTTTCTATGAATTCTTTGGTGTGGTAACTAACCTAATTGGCGGCTGGTTAGGGGCACGTCTTGGCCTCAATAAAACCATGAATATTGGGCTCGGGATGCAAGTCGTCGCCTTGGGTATGCTCGCGGTGCCAACCGAAATGTTGACTATCCCTTGGGTTATGGCGGCGCAGGCTTTGTCTGGTATTGCTAAAGACCTCAATAAGATGAGTGCTAAGAGCTCAATCAAAACCTTAGTCCCTGATGAACAACAAGGTGCGCTTTATAAGTGGATTGCGATTCTGACTGGATCTAAGAATGCACTCAAAGGTGCAGGGTTCTTTATTGGAGGTTTACTGCTTTCGACGATTGGCTTCCAATACGCAGTGCTAGCAATGGCTGCTGTGCTGACATTAGTTTTCATAGGTAGCTTGGTGAGCTTAGAAGCAGACATGGGTAAAGCGAAAACCAAACCCAAATTCAAACAGATCTTCTCTAAGTCTGAATCCATCAACATCCTATCGGCGGCGCGTATGTTCCTATTTGGTGCTCGTGACGTGTGGTTTGTGATTGCTCTACCGATTTATCTGGGCAGCGTGTTTGGTTGGGACCACTCATGGGTCGGTGGCTTCTTGGCGGCCTGGACTATTGCTTACGGTTTTGTACAGGGCATCGCACCTAAGATTACCGGTAAAGCGCAAGGCAAGGTGCCAGATGGACATGCAGCGCTATTGTGGGCGGGTGCATTGGCTATCGTGACTGCCGGTATTGCCTATGCGGTGCAAATTGGCTGGCAACCAGAGCTAGTTATCATCGGTGGATTGATGGTATTTGGTGCCATCTTTGCGGTGAACTCATCACTTCACTCATACCTGATTGTGAGTTATGCGAAAGGCGATGGGGTTTCTCTTGATGTCGGTTTCTACTACATGGCAAACGCGATGGGTCGATTGATTGGCACGATATTGTCGGGCTTGGTATTCCAAATGGCCGGTTTGTCTGCGTGTCTGTGGGTATCCTTCGTATTCTTAGCGATAACAACGGTGATCTCTCTGCGTTTACCTAAAGTGCCGCAAATCTCAGCGGCATAA
- a CDS encoding cyclin-dependent kinase inhibitor 3 family protein — translation MMTNSQVHPTWQLDLETGALVLTPCPGTKGADLDASLTQLKAQGVEAIVTALDDHELASKDVAALGEKTRALGMQWFQIEIEDDCAPGTDFAAKWQAVSPVLHQIVDNGGKVAMHCMGGSGRTGLLAAHLLLEKSWDMNKIVQEVQALRPGAFTKPIQVEYINGVANS, via the coding sequence ATGATGACAAACTCTCAAGTACACCCAACATGGCAACTAGATCTAGAAACTGGTGCGTTAGTGCTTACTCCGTGCCCAGGCACTAAAGGCGCTGATCTCGATGCATCGTTAACGCAACTGAAAGCACAAGGCGTTGAAGCTATCGTGACAGCACTTGATGACCATGAGCTTGCAAGCAAAGACGTTGCGGCACTTGGTGAGAAGACACGTGCGCTAGGCATGCAGTGGTTCCAAATCGAAATCGAAGACGATTGTGCACCGGGTACCGATTTTGCTGCGAAATGGCAAGCGGTGAGCCCTGTGCTACACCAAATTGTGGATAACGGCGGTAAGGTAGCGATGCATTGCATGGGCGGTTCTGGCCGCACTGGTTTACTGGCTGCACACCTGTTGTTAGAGAAGAGCTGGGACATGAACAAGATTGTTCAAGAGGTGCAGGCACTGCGTCCGGGCGCATTTACTAAGCCCATTCAGGTTGAATACATTAATGGCGTAGCGAACAGCTAA